The DNA sequence ACTGTAGTTGTCATGTTCATAGTTTGGGAGTCTTGGATTTGGACGTGgcattttgatttgaattgtaTTGGAAACGGCTTGGAAAGTCTTGAATCCTAGAAATTTTAATGGCAGAATCAATGACTAATTTGAAAAGTTTTTATTTAAATGACTTGTTGTTCTATTAGAGAGGTAAGTTCTGTTGACTTTCTGATATTTtattgaaggaaagaaagaaaaaaaaaaaaaaaaaaaaaaaggaatcattTCCTATGACACTTGGTGGTGAACTGCACATTGACGTTGTTAAAAACTTCTCCCCTTATCCAATATGAGTCCTACTTTAATTTGTACCCTTACATTCtggaagtaatttttttttttttcacccattGTCGAGGGAGGATCGTTTGCGGAGGACTTTGGATGATGTAAAGAAGGGACTAGGGAATGGTGGGAGCAAGGGTGAAAGTTTGATCTTGACAATTCAAACTAGCCCTGGCTCGTCCTGAGCCCGAACAaggcttgggccaagttttctTACCCTAAGGGAGGGTTAAGGttgaaaaccccaaaccctgagTCAGGATTGGGTCGGGCTTAGGTTGAGGCTTTAGCTCAGCCTAACCCAAACCGAAATTTAAcactgaatttttatattagaatttaaggctcctattggtatttcatataattttttaatgtataggatATGAATGGCAGAAATagatcaatcaaggttaatccaattattgcagaagccaaggtcaaccaGGCCTTGACAGGGTCAATTAGAGCCGAGTTGGGTTGGAATgaacccgacagggttgggttggacctgggttgaattttgagcacctagggttgggttagggttttaagaaatccgGCCCAACCCGGCTCTGTTTCACCCCTTAGTCGGAGGCATTATTGATTTTGTACAATAGAGGACAGAGAACTTTCCTTCATCAATAGTAGAGGAACACTTTCtccttattttttctccttttagggcccgtttgataacgtttcaagaaacgcgtttctgccatttctgttttcagaaacaacagaaacggagtaaaaagcgtttgataaaactgtttcgtttcacttattttcagaaatagaaatacaattttttacttatttatgattcaagaaacgacccaggcgaaacaagttcaacttgtttctccgtttctggaaacTACTTGTAgccattttttcattggttactatcggcttctaaaaacatgacttatcagacatcttcaattccgtttatgtttctagaaacgaaaatttatgtttctgccgtttcttgaaacagaaacgacagaaacgttatcaaacgggcccttagtattGTGAAAATAGTTTctgtgggggagtgtggcccaCGAGCCCAGATACATGAGGGTCAAAATGACCAGCCCGTTCAATCCCATACCAATATTTATAACCCTATCTAGAGTATTAAGGTCGGGCTAggcctgggttgaggcctaggctAAGTTCATTCTGGCCCAACCCAACTCGACCTtgagtttaattttgatttatataaaataaactaaggtTGTCATCTTATccttttattcagaataataaaatatagaTCATTGATTCATCCCTCGAATGCAAAAacaaggtcaattagggttaAATCAACCTAGacaaaaatcagaatcaaccGAACCCCATCAAAGTCAATTAAAGTCGGGTGAATTGAAGTTTTAAGAAATTCGATCAAACTTGACACTCTTTCACCCCTAACCATGGGTCATGGTCAAGCATCAAGGAAAGTTACTCCCTAGCCGTGACTCATCTTCAATTGCACGTGTTTAAATGGAATAATCCCTTTCTCGTATGAGTTCTtataagtaggggtgtcaatcggtcgggcctagCTGGGCCTAGCGGGCCTATGTCCTTGGATCGTGGcttacctatttaaggaatgagttgaTCTCGGTCACTGTCGTGTTGGGCTCGATCGAGTTTTGGGCTTTAAGCAAGATATAATAGGACCTTAAACAggataatgtaccaataaagccttaaacgggctttaaatggtctttacttttcttagattaagctaatttaatttattttgttaaatcatcaacaattttgaaaattattacacttaattaaaatcaataattgataaaaatatcaatatatacacTATtctatccttaaaaaaaaaatcaaaatacctatataaacgTATCGATCCGAATTGAGCTTATAAACGAGCCAAGTTGGTCGGGAGGCCCATCGAGCTTATCCCTTACACCGTAAACTACCTATATAAACAGGCCGAACTTAAGCCCAACAAATTTATTAATTAGGCTGGTCCCAATCAGGCCTTAAACGTAGCTCGGTCTAGCTGCCGATGCGGGCTTAGAATTCATACCCTTACTTATAAGTAACTACAAGGCGCCTTTGCACCGAAATTcccgatctctctctctctctctctctctctctctctctctctctctctctctctcgttaaaTTTAACGTTATTGTTCCAACAATAAATAATCCCAATCATATTTATACACCAGGACTCCTTAGAAACAAATGAAAGATTCACATTTCAGCAgctaaattctctctctctctctccctctcacagTCTCAGTCTCCACTCACGCGGCTTTCTGAAGGAGAGATCTTCGGGATCGATTTTTATCCTGCAACCTTTTCCATTTCGTTTGACCAAAGATGGGAAGAGAATGAGGATTACCTTTCATACGATTATCATGTCTGTGTTCTCCTCCTCGTCTTTCTCCGATTGCTGCTCCGAGCTTCTCTGCGGTGAAGACGCCGGTCTTTTAGATGGGGACTCGCCGGAATACTTCTCCCCGGATCTCGAACTCCCGGAGAACATCGAGGAGTCGATCGCGGGATTCGTTAAGGAAGAAGGGGATTACATGCCTGGATTGGACTATCCTACCAGGTTTCGGTCTCGCGAGCTCGACGCTTCCGGTCGAGAAGAATCCATTGCATGGATTCTTAAGGTATAAATACACCTTCGAAGAATCCAATCAAATCTTTGCCCCTTTCCCCGCTAAACCAGTAAACCTAACTCTCTTCCGGCAAACCGTCTGTGAAATGCTAACTTGCGCAGGTGTGCTATTGTCACTCACTTAACCGTAACTAAAGATCTGGATAGGTTGGATTGGTCTCTCAGGCTCCGGCTAAAAGTTAGCCGGAGCCGTCATCGGTATCGGATCTATTATTCCGATCGGTTTGATTTTGTATAATCGTTTACGTTGATTGATGTATTGCAGGTTCATGCGTTCTATCATTTCCAGCCTTTAACGGCTTATCTCTCCGTCAACTACTTTGATCGTTTCCTCTCCTCCAGTCGTTTGCCGGTAAGCTTCTTTCCGGTCACTGAAtcactagagagagagagagagagagagagtggcatccATATCCATTCAGAATccgttggattggaatctttcTCCCACTTAATCCTAAATTGTTTTCTTTGTCATCAGCAAGCAAAAGGACGAGGGTGGCCATTACAACTGTTATCTGTTTCATGTTTGTCTTTGGCTGCTAAAATGGAGGAAGCACTTGTACCTTCTCTTCTGGATCTCCAGGTTCGTACTAAGGTTACCTTTTGAGGTTTAGATAACAACAATAATGGATCGATGATAACTCTAGATTACGACATTTTAACCAAATCTACTGCTCAAAAATTTGCAGGTGGAAGGAGCAAAGTTCATATTTGAGGGGAAGACTATCCGTAGAATGGAGCTTCTGGTTTTGTCTGCTTTGGATTGGAGGCTCCGTTCCGTAACACCTTTCGACTTCATCACTTTCTTCGCCCACAAAGTCGACCTAACTGCTACTTTTATAGCTCTCCTCGTCTCACGAGCCACTTATACTATTCTAACCACTATCCGAGGTGAGACTTTGAGAGAGATACACATTACCTTTTCCATGGTGCAAGTGTTTGTTAAAAATCCCAAATGGATTAATTTTGAGAAttataatgattacatatactAGTTGAGCGTCTGATTATTGGGGAAGGGTTTATTGCACGATCGTGCATGGCACACATCATGCCAAAGCCGTTGGATGAGGATAAGGGTCTATGGTGTAATTTCATCCCATAGATGTGTGCATGATGTATGATGCACAAAATCTTTTGTC is a window from the Macadamia integrifolia cultivar HAES 741 chromosome 5, SCU_Mint_v3, whole genome shotgun sequence genome containing:
- the LOC122078761 gene encoding cyclin-D1-1, whose product is MRITFHTIIMSVFSSSSFSDCCSELLCGEDAGLLDGDSPEYFSPDLELPENIEESIAGFVKEEGDYMPGLDYPTRFRSRELDASGREESIAWILKVHAFYHFQPLTAYLSVNYFDRFLSSSRLPQAKGRGWPLQLLSVSCLSLAAKMEEALVPSLLDLQVEGAKFIFEGKTIRRMELLVLSALDWRLRSVTPFDFITFFAHKVDLTATFIALLVSRATYTILTTIREIKFLDYGPSSLAAAAILCAAHEIPNLPVAVNPGSAGSWCDGLNKDMIMSCYRLMQQIVINHGGQRKIPKVLPQLRVTTLTRIRSGSSSSSSSSPSSKRKKLDSYSWVMDDKNNFLNSERK